Proteins from a genomic interval of Desulfobacteraceae bacterium:
- a CDS encoding DUF1269 domain-containing protein translates to MAQLVVIEFPDEATAFEMRAELAKMQKEYLIKMDDVVVVTKNEKGKVKLHQAVNLTLTGAAGGSFWGMLIGLIFLNPLLGAAVGAGAGAISGKLTDIGISDSFMKEFSEAFTPGSSALFLLFREATQDKVLDRLKSFHGKGKVLKTSLSTDDEEMLRKVIEG, encoded by the coding sequence ATGGCGCAGCTGGTGGTAATCGAATTTCCCGACGAGGCCACCGCGTTTGAGATGCGGGCGGAACTGGCCAAGATGCAGAAAGAGTACCTCATCAAAATGGACGACGTGGTGGTGGTAACCAAGAACGAAAAGGGCAAGGTCAAGCTGCATCAGGCCGTCAACCTGACCCTGACCGGCGCCGCGGGCGGCAGCTTCTGGGGCATGCTGATCGGGCTTATATTTCTCAACCCGCTGCTGGGGGCCGCGGTGGGCGCCGGCGCCGGCGCCATCAGCGGCAAACTGACCGACATCGGCATCAGCGACAGCTTCATGAAGGAGTTCAGCGAGGCCTTCACCCCCGGGTCATCGGCCCTTTTCCTGCTCTTCCGCGAGGCCACCCAGGACAAGGTCCTGGACCGCCTGAAGAGCTTTCATGGCAAGGGCAAGGTCCTCAAGACCTCCCTCAGCACGGACGACGAAGAGATGCTGCGCAAGGTGATCGAG